Part of the Lebetimonas natsushimae genome is shown below.
CACTTAACAAATTTGTAAACAAAGATAAGATAAAAGAAAAACTGTTAAATGAAATTTATATTTTTTTGGAAAACGAGCTTCCTACAATTTTAGTTAAAGCCAATATTGAAAAGATTGTAGAAGATAAAATAAATTCGTTTGATGAAAAGCGTCTTGAAGATATGCTTTTTGTTTTAATGAAAAAACATTTTGGTTTTATCAATTTTGCAGGAGCGGTGCTTGGTGGAATTATAGGGTTTGTACAGTATTTTGTTATTCAAATGTAATTTTGTTTTAGCATAATTCCACAAAAAAGGGGAATTGTGCAACATGTTGAAATTATAATAGCTTCAATTCTTTTTTTATTTCTTTTAATTTTTCATTATGATTTTTATCATTTGGTAAGTTTGATTTTAGAATATATCGTAATTATAGAAGTGGTGCAGATGCTTTTTGTTTTTTTTAAAAGACAAAGGATTAAACTCAGATATATGATTGATGCGGCTATAATATTTTTTATAAGGGAAATTTTTATTTTGGTTACAAATCATAAAGATAAAAAAGAAATTTTTTTGTTTGTGGTTTTAATAGGAGTGTTTTTCTTGTTTAGATATTTGGCTATTAATATTACATATAAAACTGATAAAACACAAAAAAAAATTAAACTAATAAAAAATTAATTATTTTTGCAAAGTAAATGATTTAATGATTTTTTTATTGTAGGATATTTAAATTCAAATCCTTCTTTTAAAATCCTTTTTGGATAAATTTCTTTTGAAGAGGTTAAAACTTTTGCCCCTTCACTATATTTCAAATAAAGTAAAAATTCCGGGATTTTAAAAATAGCAGGTCGATTTAATGTTTTTGCTAGAGTTTTTGTAAATTCTGTGTTTGTAACGGAATAAGGAGCTGTTGCGTTAAAAATGCCTGTGAGATGATTTTTAATAATAAATTGATACATTCTGATTAAATCGTCAATATCAATCCACGACATTTTCATCTCTCCATTACCTATAATACCGCCAAAGCCAAATTTAAAAGGTAAAAGTATTTCTTTAAGTGCGCCCCCGTTTCCTAAAACGACTCCTAGCCTAAAAATGGCAGTCGGTTTATTTGATTTTAACGCTTCTTCTTCCCATTTTTTTGCCAAATTTCCAAGAAAATTATCTGCTAAATTTGTGCAACTCTCATCACAGGGAGTATTATCAGGAT
Proteins encoded:
- a CDS encoding TIGR01777 family oxidoreductase; amino-acid sequence: MKIALTGANGFIASNIIKKFPNYITINRNDSEKDILKKLENVDVVFNLAGATILKRWNENYKKTLVSSRIQTTKKLVNAINKSSIKHFISTSAIGIYPDNTPCDESCTNLADNFLGNLAKKWEEEALKSNKPTAIFRLGVVLGNGGALKEILLPFKFGFGGIIGNGEMKMSWIDIDDLIRMYQFIIKNHLTGIFNATAPYSVTNTEFTKTLAKTLNRPAIFKIPEFLLYLKYSEGAKVLTSSKEIYPKRILKEGFEFKYPTIKKSLNHLLCKNN
- a CDS encoding phosphate-starvation-inducible PsiE family protein; amino-acid sequence: MQHVEIIIASILFLFLLIFHYDFYHLVSLILEYIVIIEVVQMLFVFFKRQRIKLRYMIDAAIIFFIREIFILVTNHKDKKEIFLFVVLIGVFFLFRYLAINITYKTDKTQKKIKLIKN